A stretch of the Flavobacterium aquiphilum genome encodes the following:
- a CDS encoding efflux RND transporter periplasmic adaptor subunit: MNYKNTNFKTYLKSTSTSVFICILHFAICPLAFAICILASSCKNNSAEEATANEPRESTGKSIVTFSDEQIKAIGLELGTFEKKNLTTTLKINGKLSLPPQYQAQVSILSGGVVKNILVQEGEFVTAGKPLATIVNTEVIQLQQDYLENNANLIYLEKEYERQKELRDDNINAGKTYQQAQRELQIAQAKKVTLSSKLNQLGINVNRLSSKNIATSIVISAPISGSIQHINLSMGKYADANAVLFEIIDNRFLHLDLKVFEKDIHKIQIGQSITFSDANDVSHTHPAKIYAINKAFEPNEQAVIVHAKMNEITETLLPGMYVEARVRIDDFNTNALPTEAIVSNGSEHFIFILIGKNKFKEIKVSTGTSDLGFTEVKAIDKVPADAKVVIKGAYYLLSELTKGSGEE; the protein is encoded by the coding sequence ATGAATTATAAAAACACAAACTTTAAAACATATTTAAAATCGACTTCGACATCGGTTTTCATTTGCATTTTGCATTTTGCTATTTGCCCTTTGGCATTTGCTATTTGCATTTTAGCTTCATCTTGTAAAAATAATTCAGCAGAAGAGGCTACCGCTAATGAACCAAGGGAATCCACAGGAAAATCAATTGTGACTTTTTCGGACGAACAAATAAAAGCGATTGGTTTGGAATTGGGGACTTTTGAAAAGAAAAACCTAACTACGACATTAAAAATAAACGGAAAATTATCGTTGCCACCACAATATCAAGCACAGGTAAGTATTTTGAGTGGAGGTGTCGTGAAAAACATTTTGGTTCAGGAAGGTGAATTTGTAACGGCGGGAAAACCTTTGGCAACCATTGTAAATACGGAGGTGATTCAATTGCAACAGGATTATTTGGAAAATAATGCCAATCTTATTTATTTGGAAAAAGAGTACGAACGCCAAAAAGAGTTGCGAGATGATAATATTAATGCCGGCAAAACCTATCAACAGGCGCAGAGGGAATTGCAAATTGCGCAGGCCAAGAAAGTGACATTAAGTTCTAAATTGAATCAATTAGGAATTAATGTAAATAGATTATCGTCAAAGAATATTGCAACAAGTATCGTTATTTCTGCCCCAATAAGCGGTTCTATTCAGCATATCAATTTGAGTATGGGAAAATATGCCGATGCTAATGCTGTATTGTTCGAAATTATCGATAACCGATTTTTGCATTTGGATTTGAAAGTGTTTGAAAAAGACATTCACAAAATACAAATTGGGCAGTCTATTACATTTAGTGACGCAAATGATGTTTCGCACACACATCCCGCTAAAATCTATGCGATTAATAAAGCATTCGAACCGAATGAACAAGCGGTGATAGTTCATGCGAAAATGAACGAGATAACCGAAACGCTTTTGCCCGGAATGTATGTGGAAGCTCGTGTGAGAATTGATGACTTTAATACAAACGCATTGCCCACTGAAGCTATTGTCAGCAATGGAAGTGAGCATTTTATTTTTATTTTAATAGGAAAAAATAAGTTTAAAGAAATAAAGGTAAGTACAGGTACATCAGATTTAGGTTTTACCGAAGTTAAAGCAATTGACAAAGTTCCGGCTGATGCCAAAGTGGTAATAAAAGGCGCTTATTATTTATTATCAGAATTGACAAAAGGAAGTGGAGAAGAATAA
- a CDS encoding DUF3347 domain-containing protein, whose protein sequence is MKNLILSAVIMSFILVSCNQKKQEETINTTTKTPEKVTVKVNPNSFSINEIVTDYLSLKNALTKDNSNATADAGKAMVETLGKFDMKKLSGEQMKSYMDIADDVKEHATHIGDNAGNIAHQREHFVLLSKDINDLIKIFGTDQKLYQDFCPMADEGKGAIWISEVKEIKNPYFGSEMLTCGSVRKEF, encoded by the coding sequence ATGAAAAATCTTATTCTGTCAGCTGTAATAATGTCGTTCATATTGGTTTCTTGCAACCAAAAAAAGCAAGAAGAAACGATTAATACAACCACAAAAACACCAGAAAAAGTGACCGTAAAAGTCAATCCAAATTCTTTTTCGATTAATGAAATTGTAACGGATTATTTGTCTTTAAAAAATGCTTTGACCAAAGACAATTCCAATGCAACTGCCGATGCCGGTAAAGCAATGGTGGAAACTTTGGGAAAATTTGACATGAAAAAATTGTCAGGAGAGCAGATGAAAAGTTATATGGATATTGCCGATGATGTTAAAGAACATGCTACACACATTGGTGATAACGCCGGAAATATTGCCCACCAAAGAGAACATTTTGTTTTATTGAGTAAAGATATCAACGATTTGATAAAAATATTCGGGACAGATCAAAAACTGTATCAGGATTTTTGCCCAATGGCCGATGAAGGAAAAGGGGCAATTTGGATAAGCGAAGTTAAGGAAATCAAAAACCCATATTTTGGTTCGGAAATGCTTACTTGTGGTTCTGTGAGAAAAGAATTCTAG
- a CDS encoding heme-binding domain-containing protein, whose product MKKIFKKVFIIGLIIFLLMQFYRPARNITFGQDVTADFIKVYNVPKNIAVILRTSCYDCHSNNTNYPWYSNIQPVGLFMENHINEGKEDLNFNEYGNYSKRRQNSKLEAISKEIKQNEMPLASYTLIHKNAILSNAQKQEVLTWIKKAKDSLSSKY is encoded by the coding sequence ATGAAAAAAATATTCAAAAAGGTATTTATTATCGGATTAATTATTTTTTTGCTGATGCAGTTCTATCGGCCTGCCCGTAACATAACATTCGGGCAGGATGTGACTGCCGATTTCATAAAAGTTTACAATGTTCCTAAAAATATAGCTGTGATATTGAGGACTTCCTGTTATGATTGTCATAGTAATAACACTAATTATCCTTGGTATTCCAATATTCAGCCTGTTGGTCTTTTTATGGAAAACCATATAAATGAAGGAAAAGAGGATTTGAATTTTAATGAATATGGGAATTATTCGAAACGCAGACAAAATAGCAAACTAGAAGCTATAAGTAAAGAAATAAAACAGAATGAAATGCCTCTTGCTTCTTATACGTTGATCCATAAAAATGCAATTCTTTCTAATGCTCAAAAGCAGGAAGTACTGACTTGGATTAAGAAAGCCAAAGACAGTCTTTCTTCAAAATACTAA